One stretch of candidate division KSB1 bacterium DNA includes these proteins:
- a CDS encoding M14 family zinc carboxypeptidase, whose product MVRRIALVLVLLAGVGAYAQPRLPLATQTPPRGTSHPEMMAFLTALAESCPWLELEVVGRSVEGREVPAVYMPPRENWCPEGATVMVFAQQHGDEPSGKEALLMLVHELCTVASPRAYAHLNLILVPMVNPDGNEVHTRRNSRHVDLNRNHAILTEPETRILRSLFNRYAPHVTLDVHEYSIRSWLAHGLIKDLGEQFDCISNPAIPPLLLDFAQERLLWPTIQNARACGLKANRYLVAQDDPRQSVRHSTTDIDDGRNGFGIDCTLSFILEGPNGLSPEDRIWERAKYQLAFIERFLAVCDSAHADIVRVVGHARAERRAQLPAQVPIQADYTSASSCSLQVTIRSTRTLRDTTIVLPDYRNAPEVLRAVPPPAAY is encoded by the coding sequence ATGGTGCGCAGGATTGCGTTGGTGCTTGTTCTTCTCGCAGGGGTTGGTGCCTATGCGCAGCCGCGCCTGCCGCTCGCGACCCAGACTCCGCCGAGGGGCACCTCCCACCCGGAGATGATGGCGTTCCTCACCGCCCTGGCCGAGTCATGTCCATGGCTTGAGCTGGAGGTGGTGGGGCGCAGCGTGGAGGGGAGGGAGGTGCCGGCGGTCTACATGCCTCCAAGGGAAAACTGGTGTCCAGAAGGCGCCACGGTGATGGTTTTTGCCCAGCAACACGGCGATGAGCCCTCTGGCAAGGAAGCATTGCTGATGCTGGTGCACGAGTTGTGTACGGTCGCTTCTCCCCGTGCCTACGCCCACCTCAATCTGATCCTAGTGCCCATGGTGAACCCGGATGGGAACGAGGTGCACACTCGTCGCAACAGCCGGCACGTGGACCTCAATCGCAACCACGCGATCCTGACCGAACCGGAGACGCGGATCCTTCGCTCCCTTTTCAATCGGTATGCACCACATGTCACTTTGGACGTGCATGAGTACAGCATCCGGTCGTGGCTTGCACACGGGCTCATCAAGGACCTTGGGGAGCAGTTTGACTGCATCAGCAATCCCGCAATCCCCCCATTGCTTCTGGATTTTGCGCAGGAGAGACTGCTGTGGCCCACCATCCAAAACGCGCGTGCCTGCGGGTTGAAGGCGAATCGATACCTCGTGGCGCAGGATGACCCGCGTCAATCCGTACGGCACAGCACCACCGATATCGATGATGGACGCAACGGCTTTGGCATCGATTGTACGCTCTCGTTTATCCTGGAGGGGCCGAATGGGCTCTCGCCAGAGGACCGGATTTGGGAAAGAGCTAAGTACCAACTTGCATTCATCGAGCGGTTTCTTGCGGTCTGCGACAGCGCCCATGCGGATATTGTCCGCGTGGTTGGGCACGCGAGAGCAGAGAGGCGTGCCCAGCTGCCTGCCCAGGTCCCCATCCAGGCTGACTATACGTCGGCCTCGTCGTGTTCGCTCCAGGTGACGATACGAAGCACGCGGACTTTGCGCGACACGACCATAGTGCTACCCGACTACCGCAATGCCCCGGAGGTGCTGCGTGCGGTGCCTCCCCCGGCGGCCTACC
- a CDS encoding M20/M25/M40 family metallo-hydrolase yields MKRQLLVALVAGGLVLGPSFRSPKSAQPVLVVLSSADYPRLSDAVGFVPYYYDDAIVFGKVDSYALEALRVSGIAYHVVSEAGWHGDYYVVSAPPGAPQLVDVPKGRALCRLQGRTLVQATPDEALELARSGFSLQWISRLAKPTPPPAPVHLETRAGYDTTIARIIEKVSADTLHRWVQRLQDFRTRYTYSDSIRKAAQWIFDRYVALGCTEVEFDTFFVSGSTVPHLNVIATKRGLVYPDSVIMIGGHYDSIVLGSGTNPFVWAPGADDNASGAVMALEAARVLAEHNFEATVAFAAWDAEEIGLVGSEAYARKLYLSRRPVGFYLNGDMIGNYNPAAPPRDVTIFTDAPSAPYAELVADMCRTYTTLVPSIPGNSGGSDHRSFQVWGQRAIYVQEGDFSPHWHKVTDVTTNMDFLYMREVVQASIAAIAALAGPADNFGDVPYVKVSTFTLDDDATGQSYGNGNGFVDAGERLEIRLNVKNFGNRSGHGVFCRVRSGDPQVQVVKDSVYVGEVPPGAVVASQESAVIALSPLLPSGRKIQLQVDIRDDAGSVWSDLVKLTVTMPVFAYLAQNAQEKEGNGDGKIDPGENFSLAVTVKNDGLRHAMDVEAVLRSTSPYAVVTDSTAVYPAVAVGRAGSNRGDEFVVHVLPEAPSTIVPFQLELREGKGFCRTVLPIYVAIGQGRVLVVEDDGDFAVSDLYRSTMNRLGLCFRHWDTGLEGPVPLDTLQQYRRVIWYTGHYFGHSLYSSGTAALESYLGGGGSLFINGSMLTLSLRNSAFLRDWLRVAYVNHNTQLHRLTTQGSNPVLGSMQFWLSREGDNRQSLPNEVDPLSPGQAILYYDRATPEGPGVIRSSGAGAVAVDGGTYRAVFFGFGWEGIADGELRQLALQRVLDWLQGGVSGTDQKPASGNVPGAFVLEQNYPNPFNPHTLIRFALPRSARVEVRVLNTAGQVVRTMFRGPLNQGSHQLSWDGKDDTGVAVAGGIYLYQLVSEDVCLTRKCALVR; encoded by the coding sequence ATGAAGAGGCAGTTGCTCGTTGCGCTCGTGGCCGGGGGTCTTGTCTTAGGGCCTAGCTTCCGTAGCCCAAAGAGTGCGCAACCGGTGCTGGTGGTGCTATCCTCAGCTGACTATCCCCGCTTAAGCGATGCCGTCGGGTTTGTTCCCTACTACTATGATGACGCGATAGTGTTCGGCAAAGTGGATTCCTATGCATTAGAGGCCCTGCGCGTCTCAGGCATCGCGTATCACGTCGTGAGCGAGGCCGGTTGGCATGGGGACTACTATGTAGTTTCTGCACCGCCAGGAGCCCCTCAGCTCGTCGATGTGCCCAAGGGTAGGGCACTCTGCAGGTTGCAGGGACGCACTTTGGTGCAGGCAACACCCGATGAGGCGCTGGAGCTGGCCCGCTCAGGCTTTTCCTTGCAGTGGATCAGCCGCCTGGCGAAACCAACACCTCCTCCTGCTCCAGTGCATTTGGAAACACGGGCGGGCTATGACACTACCATCGCCCGAATCATTGAAAAGGTTAGTGCGGACACATTACATCGCTGGGTGCAGCGACTCCAGGATTTCCGCACAAGATATACCTACTCGGACTCAATCAGGAAAGCGGCCCAATGGATTTTTGACCGCTACGTGGCATTGGGCTGCACCGAGGTGGAGTTCGACACCTTTTTCGTCTCCGGGTCCACCGTGCCCCATCTCAACGTGATCGCCACAAAGCGGGGATTAGTCTACCCGGATAGCGTCATCATGATCGGCGGTCATTACGATTCTATTGTGCTGGGCTCCGGCACCAATCCGTTTGTGTGGGCGCCAGGTGCAGACGACAATGCCTCGGGCGCGGTGATGGCCCTGGAGGCGGCGCGAGTTCTGGCGGAGCACAACTTCGAAGCTACGGTAGCCTTTGCCGCATGGGACGCCGAAGAGATCGGCCTGGTGGGAAGTGAAGCCTATGCACGAAAGCTCTACCTATCCAGGCGACCGGTGGGCTTTTACCTCAATGGGGACATGATCGGTAACTACAACCCGGCAGCTCCTCCTCGGGATGTGACGATTTTCACCGACGCACCGTCAGCGCCTTATGCTGAGTTGGTGGCGGACATGTGCCGGACCTATACAACCCTCGTCCCGTCCATCCCGGGCAACAGCGGAGGCAGCGACCATCGCTCTTTCCAGGTCTGGGGGCAGCGCGCTATCTACGTCCAGGAAGGAGACTTCAGCCCCCATTGGCACAAAGTGACCGATGTGACAACTAACATGGATTTCCTTTACATGCGGGAGGTAGTCCAGGCCAGCATTGCGGCCATCGCGGCCCTGGCTGGGCCGGCGGACAACTTTGGTGATGTTCCCTACGTGAAGGTGTCCACTTTCACGCTCGACGACGACGCCACAGGCCAGAGCTACGGCAATGGGAACGGCTTTGTGGATGCGGGCGAACGCCTGGAAATCAGGCTGAACGTGAAGAATTTTGGCAATCGCTCAGGACATGGGGTGTTCTGCCGCGTGAGGTCCGGTGACCCACAGGTGCAAGTGGTGAAGGACAGCGTTTACGTGGGAGAAGTGCCGCCCGGTGCGGTGGTCGCGAGCCAGGAGAGTGCGGTAATCGCCCTGTCGCCACTTCTGCCTTCGGGACGCAAGATACAACTGCAGGTGGACATTCGCGATGACGCGGGCAGTGTGTGGTCGGACTTGGTGAAGCTGACTGTGACGATGCCTGTGTTCGCGTATCTTGCGCAGAATGCGCAAGAAAAAGAAGGCAACGGTGACGGCAAGATCGATCCAGGAGAAAACTTTTCGCTTGCCGTGACGGTGAAGAACGACGGTTTGCGCCATGCAATGGACGTGGAGGCAGTGTTGCGCAGCACCTCCCCATATGCGGTAGTGACGGATAGCACAGCTGTCTACCCGGCAGTGGCAGTGGGACGGGCCGGAAGCAATCGGGGCGACGAATTTGTCGTTCACGTCTTACCAGAAGCCCCTTCGACGATCGTCCCCTTCCAACTTGAGCTACGTGAGGGGAAAGGTTTCTGCCGAACCGTCCTTCCGATCTATGTGGCAATCGGGCAGGGGAGAGTGCTGGTGGTGGAAGACGACGGGGACTTTGCCGTGAGCGATTTGTATCGATCCACCATGAACCGGCTGGGACTATGCTTCCGTCATTGGGACACAGGTCTCGAAGGGCCGGTGCCTTTGGACACGCTTCAACAATACAGGCGAGTAATCTGGTATACCGGTCATTACTTTGGGCATTCGCTTTACAGTAGCGGGACTGCTGCCTTGGAATCTTACTTAGGCGGTGGAGGAAGCCTCTTTATCAATGGATCGATGTTAACGCTGTCGTTGCGGAACAGTGCATTTTTGCGTGATTGGCTCCGCGTTGCTTACGTGAACCATAACACTCAGCTTCACCGTCTTACCACGCAGGGGAGCAATCCAGTGTTGGGAAGCATGCAGTTCTGGTTGTCTCGGGAGGGAGATAATCGCCAGTCGCTTCCCAACGAGGTTGATCCCCTATCCCCGGGTCAGGCGATACTCTACTACGATCGCGCGACGCCCGAAGGGCCGGGGGTTATTCGCTCCAGCGGCGCGGGCGCCGTGGCCGTCGATGGGGGAACCTACCGTGCGGTCTTCTTTGGCTTTGGGTGGGAAGGGATCGCCGATGGGGAGCTGAGACAGCTGGCCCTCCAGCGGGTCTTGGACTGGTTGCAAGGTGGTGTGAGCGGCACTGACCAGAAGCCTGCTTCGGGCAATGTGCCGGGCGCTTTTGTGCTCGAGCAGAACTATCCGAATCCTTTCAATCCTCATACCCTTATTCGATTCGCCCTCCCAAGGAGTGCACGAGTTGAAGTACGCGTGCTCAACACTGCGGGGCAGGTGGTGAGGACTATGTTTCGCGGTCCGTTGAACCAGGGCAGCCACCAGTTGAGCTGGGACGGCAAGGACGACACGGGTGTCGCTGTAGCCGGCGGCATCTATCTGTATCAGCTGGTCTCGGAGGATGTATGTCTCACGCGTAAGTGCGCGTTGGTGAGATGA
- the alr gene encoding alanine racemase yields the protein MGGGGLAMLRPAWVEVDLNAIAHNTSGVKRHVAPRKLLAVVKADGYGCGAVQVARVMLANGADMLGVVLLDEAVQLRRAGLRAPILNLGGILPEHASIAVAHDIAQTVNTTEVAQALSRAAQSLGKKAVVHFKVDTGMSRWGVRFDQAATWIAAMAQLPGLHVEGVYSHFAMSDALDKSFSELQLSRFQMVRQQVAELGVQVPIWHMANSGAILDLPQAHFDMVRCGLLLYGYYPSPDVQRPLDLLPAMAVRARVMQVNQLRRGDTVGYGRRYMAEKPERIAVLQIGYADGYDRGLRNVGTALLRGQRAPIVGGICMDACFVRVEELGGAEPGEVVTLMGRDGEAEISPHDIADTIGSVSYEVMSRYGARLPRVYVKDGRPVSVKSLATDFNEEAVVEAGDHSQAAPPKSRRR from the coding sequence ATGGGTGGTGGCGGATTGGCGATGTTGCGTCCCGCATGGGTTGAGGTTGACCTTAACGCGATTGCCCACAACACCAGTGGCGTAAAGCGCCATGTCGCACCTCGCAAGCTCCTTGCAGTTGTGAAAGCAGACGGCTATGGGTGTGGAGCCGTACAGGTGGCGCGGGTGATGTTGGCCAACGGTGCGGACATGTTAGGCGTGGTGCTGTTGGACGAAGCAGTTCAGTTGCGTCGCGCAGGCCTACGAGCTCCGATCCTGAATCTGGGGGGCATACTGCCCGAGCACGCCTCCATCGCCGTGGCGCATGACATTGCCCAGACGGTGAATACCACGGAGGTGGCACAGGCTCTGTCGCGCGCGGCGCAATCCCTGGGGAAAAAGGCAGTAGTCCATTTCAAGGTCGATACCGGCATGAGCCGATGGGGGGTGCGATTTGACCAGGCGGCCACATGGATCGCCGCCATGGCGCAGTTGCCGGGTCTGCACGTGGAAGGCGTCTATTCTCATTTTGCGATGTCCGATGCCCTGGACAAGTCCTTTTCAGAGCTCCAGCTTTCTCGGTTTCAGATGGTCCGACAGCAGGTTGCTGAGCTCGGAGTGCAGGTGCCCATCTGGCACATGGCTAACAGCGGGGCCATCCTGGACTTGCCCCAAGCCCACTTCGACATGGTGCGCTGCGGGTTGCTGCTCTACGGTTACTACCCCTCGCCGGACGTGCAGCGCCCGCTTGACTTGCTCCCGGCAATGGCCGTGAGGGCACGAGTGATGCAAGTCAATCAGCTTCGCCGCGGCGACACTGTAGGCTACGGACGCCGCTACATGGCCGAGAAACCGGAGCGCATTGCCGTGCTACAGATCGGGTATGCCGATGGGTACGACCGTGGCCTCCGCAATGTGGGCACGGCGCTGCTGAGGGGGCAACGCGCTCCGATCGTGGGGGGTATTTGCATGGATGCGTGCTTCGTCCGGGTGGAGGAACTGGGAGGTGCCGAACCAGGCGAGGTGGTGACTCTCATGGGGCGAGACGGAGAGGCGGAAATTTCACCGCATGACATCGCCGATACCATCGGCTCGGTTTCCTACGAAGTGATGTCCCGTTATGGTGCAAGACTGCCTCGTGTCTACGTGAAAGACGGTCGGCCAGTCAGCGTCAAGTCGCTGGCAACCGATTTCAACGAAGAGGCCGTGGTGGAGGCGGGCGACCACTCCCAGGCTGCACCCCCTAAGAGCCGTCGCAGGTAA
- a CDS encoding Spy/CpxP family protein refolding chaperone, whose amino-acid sequence MRRALVITAIAVLAVVTVLAWRPILAQGKQGPEAKRECAWAHIPKLTEEQKQKIEELRTGFLKEVQPMRNQLRSERFALLSLLASDKPDQKAINAKIDALAKLRAEIEKKAVAHRMQVRNLLTDEQKAAFDARPGFGARWLDDRPAHPRGFFRPMRRSGWKGHCMPPGECPMNEPEE is encoded by the coding sequence ATGAGACGAGCTCTGGTAATCACCGCAATCGCGGTGCTCGCCGTGGTGACGGTGTTGGCATGGCGGCCCATTTTGGCCCAGGGAAAGCAAGGTCCTGAGGCAAAGAGAGAGTGCGCCTGGGCCCACATTCCCAAGTTGACAGAAGAGCAGAAGCAGAAGATCGAAGAACTGCGTACAGGCTTCTTGAAGGAAGTGCAACCGATGCGCAACCAGCTTCGTTCTGAGCGCTTTGCTTTGCTGTCGCTCCTGGCGTCAGACAAGCCAGATCAGAAGGCCATCAACGCCAAGATCGACGCGCTGGCCAAGCTGCGCGCGGAGATCGAGAAGAAGGCGGTAGCCCATCGGATGCAGGTGCGCAACTTGCTGACGGACGAACAGAAGGCGGCTTTCGATGCTCGCCCAGGCTTTGGGGCACGATGGCTCGACGACAGGCCGGCGCACCCCAGGGGTTTCTTCCGGCCGATGAGGCGCTCGGGCTGGAAAGGCCATTGCATGCCTCCAGGCGAATGTCCGATGAATGAACCGGAAGAGTGA
- a CDS encoding periplasmic heavy metal sensor, whose protein sequence is MMRNKWMFLALVFSLTVNVVAIVTLAVFWLTRPKEKPWRPPRWSSETRVRFHPETDEVVGKMVQDYFARAQREKAALRATRLKLVELLRQEVPDTVKIMATIDELARHQAELERITVRHLLGLKPRIGRERLDFLIRMFEQRAMEHRVMMRGPMEPGPPPLEGETPGAPRGQERVAPFHHHR, encoded by the coding sequence ATGATGCGCAACAAGTGGATGTTCTTGGCCCTTGTCTTTTCCCTCACCGTCAACGTGGTAGCGATAGTCACGTTGGCTGTCTTCTGGCTCACAAGACCGAAGGAGAAGCCATGGCGACCGCCGCGCTGGAGTAGCGAGACGCGTGTCCGTTTCCACCCGGAGACGGATGAGGTAGTCGGCAAGATGGTGCAGGACTATTTCGCGCGTGCACAGAGGGAGAAGGCAGCCTTAAGGGCCACCCGGTTGAAGCTGGTGGAACTCCTGCGCCAGGAGGTGCCGGATACCGTCAAGATTATGGCGACCATCGATGAGTTGGCGCGTCACCAAGCGGAGTTGGAGAGAATCACCGTCCGCCATCTCTTGGGCCTCAAGCCGCGTATTGGACGTGAAAGGCTTGACTTTCTGATCCGCATGTTCGAACAGCGTGCTATGGAACACAGGGTTATGATGCGAGGGCCAATGGAGCCTGGTCCTCCACCCCTCGAGGGAGAAACCCCGGGAGCTCCCAGAGGTCAAGAGCGCGTGGCTCCGTTTCACCACCACAGATGA
- a CDS encoding zf-HC2 domain-containing protein, which yields MTCKQVQCRLSAFMDGQLDAGLAREVAEHLEACGECAAELMRLQRVWALLGDLPPVQAPPFFAARVMARIVSRPRGAVRRLAELFLARPLVPIAVSAGILAGVLMGSRLGSLVSSLRSHQDASITQVSAEFDNFADLPPGSLSEVYVALAASNNSK from the coding sequence ATGACGTGCAAACAGGTACAATGTCGGCTGTCCGCCTTTATGGACGGCCAATTAGACGCGGGGCTTGCACGCGAGGTAGCCGAGCACCTGGAGGCGTGTGGCGAATGCGCAGCCGAGCTTATGCGACTGCAGCGGGTGTGGGCACTTCTGGGTGACCTTCCACCGGTGCAGGCACCACCGTTTTTTGCCGCGCGTGTTATGGCGCGAATCGTGTCACGGCCGCGTGGCGCCGTGCGACGGTTAGCGGAGCTCTTCCTTGCGCGGCCCCTGGTACCCATCGCAGTGTCTGCGGGCATCCTGGCCGGGGTGCTTATGGGGAGCCGGTTGGGCAGTCTGGTGAGCAGTTTGCGCAGCCACCAGGACGCCTCCATTACGCAGGTGAGTGCCGAGTTCGACAACTTTGCTGACTTGCCGCCAGGTTCCTTGAGCGAGGTGTATGTAGCCCTGGCAGCTTCGAACAATAGCAAGTAG
- a CDS encoding sigma-70 family RNA polymerase sigma factor, which yields MDDEALVDKFQRGDTEAFGELVRRYEDKVMATCVRMLGNREDAEDAAQEVFVKAFDALPRFDPRAKFSTWLYRVATNHCLNVLRARRVRRLLSLERSALEPDGYFGSAQRDPAPGPDGDLEREERGRALWKAIDSLPESQKVATVLARFGNLSYAEIAEVMETSVSAVESILHRAKRRLYRQLSHMLEEKA from the coding sequence ATGGATGACGAGGCACTGGTAGACAAGTTCCAGAGGGGCGACACCGAGGCTTTCGGTGAACTGGTCCGCCGCTATGAGGACAAGGTGATGGCTACCTGTGTGCGCATGCTGGGCAACAGGGAGGACGCCGAAGATGCGGCGCAAGAGGTATTCGTCAAAGCTTTCGATGCCCTGCCCCGGTTCGACCCGCGCGCCAAGTTTTCCACCTGGCTCTATCGTGTCGCCACCAATCACTGCTTGAACGTGTTGCGGGCAAGGAGGGTCCGACGGTTGCTTTCCCTTGAGCGCAGCGCCCTTGAACCTGACGGGTATTTTGGGTCTGCCCAACGCGACCCTGCCCCAGGGCCTGATGGGGATCTGGAACGCGAAGAGAGGGGGCGCGCCTTGTGGAAGGCCATCGACTCACTGCCGGAAAGCCAGAAAGTGGCAACGGTGCTCGCGCGCTTTGGCAATCTTTCTTACGCAGAGATCGCCGAGGTCATGGAGACCAGCGTGTCGGCTGTGGAGTCCATTCTGCACAGGGCCAAGCGACGCCTGTACCGGCAACTTTCCCATATGCTTGAGGAAAAAGCTTGA
- the ptsP gene encoding phosphoenolpyruvate--protein phosphotransferase, which translates to MGLTRPTRFRGVPLSPGLAMGQACLFGEHLAVPQRSLRPGEAAEELERLEHAVAQTRRELTELRDGVRKEIGAREAEIFEAHLLFLDDPYLKSEVERKLFVERKGLEQALAEVMEESERLLSAVEDPYLRERAVDMRDVGSRLLRHLMGRRQEAFLAAHEDVVVVAEELTPSQTVGLDRGKIKAFVTARGGATSHAAILARSMGVPLVSGVREVHRRVALGDRIIVDGTRGSVIVNPSPEDEKAYEERRALLEGTARELVELVKLPSLTRDGVPISLMANVGTLADLEWALQRGAEGVGLFRTEMLFIDRDSFPPEEEQFAVYRRLVEGVAPSPVVIRTIDVGGDKFARALPGLHREANPYLGLRAVRFSLEHPDLFRAQLRAILRAARYGHVAILVPMISTVEEVRRVKAFLRQARDELEAGGLIPVPTVPLGIMIEIPSAALMVEALLREADFISVGTNDLIQYTLAVDRSNERVTNLYDPLHPAVLQLLKRVAEAAAAAGKEVSICGEMAGDLLYTELLVGLGFRKLSMSPHFIPEVKRVVRSVVLGEAQDLAACALSRATSAEIRRLLMRSLRAKKLPGVLLH; encoded by the coding sequence ATGGGATTGACACGTCCCACGCGTTTCAGAGGGGTGCCGCTGTCGCCTGGCCTTGCCATGGGCCAGGCGTGTCTGTTCGGGGAGCACCTGGCGGTGCCCCAGCGAAGCCTTCGCCCCGGAGAGGCTGCCGAAGAACTGGAGCGTCTGGAGCACGCTGTCGCGCAGACGCGTCGCGAGTTGACCGAGCTCAGGGATGGTGTGAGGAAGGAGATCGGCGCGCGCGAAGCCGAGATCTTTGAGGCCCACCTGCTTTTCCTCGATGACCCCTACCTAAAGAGTGAGGTAGAGCGCAAACTTTTCGTCGAGCGCAAAGGGTTGGAACAGGCTCTTGCAGAGGTGATGGAGGAATCCGAGCGCCTTCTCAGTGCCGTGGAAGACCCCTACCTGCGGGAGCGGGCAGTGGACATGCGCGATGTGGGGAGTAGGCTGCTGAGACACCTCATGGGGCGCCGCCAGGAAGCTTTTCTTGCTGCGCATGAGGATGTGGTGGTGGTAGCGGAGGAGTTGACTCCGTCGCAGACGGTGGGTCTTGACCGCGGCAAGATCAAAGCCTTTGTCACTGCGCGGGGAGGGGCAACGTCGCACGCCGCCATTCTGGCCAGGAGCATGGGCGTACCACTGGTCTCCGGGGTAAGGGAGGTACATCGTCGGGTCGCATTAGGGGATCGGATAATTGTAGATGGCACCCGTGGATCGGTCATCGTAAACCCCTCGCCCGAGGACGAAAAGGCTTACGAGGAACGTCGCGCTCTCCTCGAAGGTACCGCGCGAGAACTGGTAGAGCTTGTTAAGCTGCCCTCCCTGACCAGGGATGGGGTTCCTATCAGCCTCATGGCGAATGTGGGCACGCTGGCCGACCTGGAATGGGCACTCCAACGCGGCGCCGAAGGGGTCGGCCTCTTCCGCACAGAGATGCTTTTCATTGACCGTGACTCGTTTCCGCCCGAGGAAGAGCAATTCGCCGTGTATCGCCGGCTCGTCGAGGGCGTTGCGCCATCGCCGGTGGTGATCCGTACTATCGACGTGGGCGGCGACAAATTTGCACGCGCGCTTCCAGGGCTGCACCGCGAAGCTAATCCCTACCTTGGTCTGCGCGCTGTACGGTTTTCTTTGGAACACCCGGATCTGTTTCGGGCGCAGCTGAGAGCCATCCTTCGCGCCGCACGCTACGGACACGTCGCGATCTTGGTGCCAATGATTTCCACGGTAGAAGAGGTCCGCCGAGTAAAGGCATTTTTACGCCAGGCGAGGGATGAGCTCGAAGCTGGAGGCCTGATACCCGTCCCCACTGTGCCTCTGGGCATAATGATCGAAATTCCTTCAGCGGCCCTGATGGTCGAGGCACTCCTCCGCGAGGCAGACTTTATTAGCGTGGGCACCAATGACCTGATTCAGTACACGCTGGCGGTGGACCGCAGCAATGAGCGGGTGACCAACCTTTACGATCCCCTACACCCAGCCGTTCTGCAGTTGCTGAAGCGCGTTGCCGAGGCGGCGGCGGCCGCAGGAAAAGAGGTTAGCATCTGTGGCGAGATGGCTGGTGACCTTCTCTATACAGAGCTCCTCGTTGGTCTCGGGTTTCGCAAGCTGAGTATGAGCCCGCACTTCATACCGGAAGTCAAGCGCGTCGTGCGCTCGGTGGTACTTGGCGAAGCGCAAGACCTAGCAGCTTGTGCTTTGTCGCGAGCCACCTCTGCCGAAATCCGTCGGCTCCTTATGCGTTCTCTACGTGCCAAGAAGCTTCCTGGTGTGTTGCTCCACTGA